From one Mytilus edulis chromosome 1, xbMytEdul2.2, whole genome shotgun sequence genomic stretch:
- the LOC139489553 gene encoding uncharacterized protein, translated as MTSKLKSIRAGHRSAVSRILRRFEERSETEEKPEEDELETILDTLKEKQDILKDLDKNILDSVQEEDIEQEILDTDEYKFNLETKIRKIRKFIQAQTSNLNAAARSFSPHNETLQLIHNVGPVYNIRDDSQNTGLNFTSLRSNSSVNSSNFHKLPKLNLPTFDGNVLEWQSFWDSFDSAIHNNNTLTDVQKFNYLKSLLEGEASYTIAGFALTHTNYNKTIELIHERFGQKHKIIQSYMQALLDIPAPKNTLTHLRSYYDRTETYIRGLESLGQVQDSYGSLLVPVILNKMPSEIRKNLTREHGSTDWYLGDLRRSIFKELTILESGNSTESFESPSATATFYTNTKSRENWPKTNSPQKSYQVSCAYCKESHFSSECTKFTDHNDRMKIVKEDRLCYNCLARHCVVDCKSKSNCKKCDRRHHTSLCNKETTSTSSTSTVQKHNAEESETSVLYSSLNCDRPNVVLKTAIAPLSYKEQPIEAKILFDEGATRSFITRHLAEKLELKTTGSEAITLSKFGDDNENNSIEQLNTTTVKIQTISGQEIPVDVLIVPKIAAPFKTNIETAKQLPYLQNVKLAHAVTEDTSFDIGLLVGADQYWDIVEDDIIRGEGPTAVKSKLGYLLSGPLKRTNSINETHFRTTNLGETEETHTTDDETERNTINIEHISTIVDTSRTKQRTTDPLKVNETDKSALMWTRESNKNKRFYEDLQGMGKSKSQFKQLNLYQKLDYREKLTRKKNVK; from the coding sequence ATGACTTCAAAGCTGAAATCTATACGAGCGGGACACAGAAGCGCAGTTTCTAGGATTTTAAGAAGATTTGAGGAGAGAAGTGAAACAGAAGAAAAACCGGAAGAGGACGAGTTGGAAACAATTTTGGATACATTAAAGGAAAAGCAAGATATTCTGAAGGATTTGGATAAGAACATTTTAGATAGTGTACAAGAGGAGGATATAGAACAAGAGATACTTGACACAGATGAGTATAAATTTAATTTAGAGACGAAAATACGCAAAATTCGTAAATTTATTCAAGCTCAAACATCAAATTTAAATGCAGCAGCTAGAAGTTTTTCGCCGCACAATGAGACACTGCAACTCATTCACAATGTTGGCCCCGTATATAACATAAGAGATGACTCACAAAATACTGGCCTAAATTTCACGTCTTTACGTTCAAATTCAAGCGTCAATAGCAGCAACTTCCACAAACTACCGAAATTGAATTTACCTACATTTGATGGAAACGTACTAGAATGGCAATCCTTTTGGGATTCTTTTGATTCCGCAATTCACAACAACAACACTCTAACCGACGTTCAAAAGTTTAATTACCTAAAGTCGTTACTAGAGGGAGAAGCATCATACACAATTGCCGGATTTGCTCTTACGCACACAAACTACAACAAAACTATTGAACTCATACATGAAAGATTCGGACAAAAACATAAGATCATTCAATCGTACATGCAAGCACTACTAGACATACCCGCACCAAAGAATACGCTTACGCACCTTAGAAGCTACTACGACAGGACAGAAACATACATACGTGGCCTTGAATCTCTCGGACAAGTTCAAGACTCATACGGCTCGTTATTAGTACCAGTCATACTCAACAAAATGCCCAGTGAAATACGCAAAAACTTAACACGTGAGCACGGTTCAACAGATTGGTATCTTGGTGATCTTAGGAGATCTATTTTTAAGGAACTGACAATTTTAGAGTCTGGTAACAGTACAGAATCATTTGAAAGTCCGAGCGCTACAGCTACCTTCTACACAAACACAAAATCTCGAGAAAACTGGCCAAAGACTAATTCACCACAGAAATCTTATCAAGTCAGCTGCGCATACTGCAAGGAATCACACTTTTCGTCTGAATGTACCAAATTTACAGACCACAACGACCGcatgaaaattgtaaaagaagATAGATTGTGCTATAATTGCTTAGCGCGACACTGCGTAGTAGATTGCAAATCAAAATCTAACTGCAAGAAGTGTGATAGACGTCACCACACAAGCCTATGCAATAAAGAAACTACAAGTACAAGTAGTACAAGTACAGTACAAAAACACAACGCGGAGGAATCGGAGACTTCTGTTTTATATTCATCTTTAAATTGTGATCGCCCAAATGTTGTATTAAAGACCGCAATAGCACCACTAAGCTACAAAGAACAACCGATTGAAGCAAAAATTCTTTTTGACGAAGGCGCCACAAGGTCATTTATCACAAGACATTTAGCAGAGAAATTGGAGTTAAAAACCACAGGAAGTGAAGCAATTACGCTATCTAAATTTGGAGACGATAATGAGAACAACTCTATTGAACAGCTAAACACAACAACAGTGAAGATACAAACTATCTCTGGCCAAGAAATACCAGTCGATGTTTTGATTGTACCTAAAATCGCCGCACCATTTAAGACTAACATTGAAACTGCAAAACAGTTGCCGTATTTGCAAAACGTAAAATTAGCACACGCCGTAACTGAGGATACATCATTTGACATTGGACTGCTTGTTGGAGCTGACCAATACTGGGATATTGTCGAGGATGATATCATTAGGGGCGAGGGACCAACAGCTGTAAAGTCCAAACTAGGATACCTTCTCTCAGGACCACTCAAAAGAACCAATTCAATCAACGAAACACACTTTCGTACTACAAATTTAGGAGAAACAGAAGAGACGCACACTACCGATGATGAAACAGAGAGGAATACTATTAACATTGAACATATTTCTACAATTGTGGACACTTCAAGGACAAAACAAAGAACCACTGATCCGTTGAAAGTAAATGAAACAGACAAATCAGCTTTAATGTGGACAAGAGaaagtaacaaaaacaaacgcttTTACGAGGATTTACAAGGAATGGGAAAATCAAAATCTCAGTTCAAACAGCTCAACTTATATCAGAAATTGGATTACAGGGAGAAACTTACAAGAAAAAAGAACGTGAAATAA